A single genomic interval of Novosphingobium ginsenosidimutans harbors:
- a CDS encoding alanine racemase, which translates to MKRRTVLIGCAALAGAGLIALRPAEGGGMHDAYFAGLSAALKRAGLMHPVLVIDRQRLSANIAAIRSRVTAGKLPLRVVAKSLPSPGLLGAVMAGMGTQRMMVFSAEMLLQLLPLHPEADYLMGKPLPASEFARVIDKGGAGAGSKVQWLIDTPERLKAYGEVAKARGLNWRASLEIDVGLHRGGFTNPEAVKAAAASAASHGATIAGLMGYDPHVPKMPSPDGAFASAQEVYRTMIAALREAGLDPAKLTLNTAGSPTFSRHCAGTVANEVSVGSAFVKPGDFDYDDLGALQPAAFIATPVIKASADQNLPGLSAMSGPLHWWDPNTQRGFFIHGGHWLAKPVSPPGLEYSKLFGRSSNQELLTGSRKVELKVDDHVFLRPDQSEALFLQFGDIVLYDGGDISGTWPTLPISA; encoded by the coding sequence ATGAAGCGGCGCACGGTCCTGATCGGCTGTGCGGCCCTGGCTGGGGCGGGCCTGATCGCGCTGCGTCCGGCGGAAGGAGGCGGAATGCACGATGCCTATTTTGCGGGGCTGTCCGCCGCGCTGAAGCGCGCCGGGCTGATGCACCCGGTGCTGGTGATCGACCGGCAGCGCCTTTCCGCCAATATTGCGGCGATCCGCAGCCGGGTGACGGCGGGCAAGTTGCCCTTGCGGGTCGTCGCCAAGTCGCTGCCCTCGCCGGGCCTGCTCGGCGCGGTGATGGCGGGGATGGGCACCCAGCGGATGATGGTGTTCAGCGCCGAGATGCTGCTGCAACTGCTGCCGCTCCACCCTGAAGCCGACTACCTGATGGGCAAGCCGCTGCCGGCATCCGAATTCGCGCGGGTGATCGACAAGGGCGGAGCCGGGGCTGGTTCCAAGGTCCAGTGGCTGATCGACACGCCCGAGCGGCTCAAGGCCTATGGCGAAGTGGCCAAGGCGCGCGGCCTGAACTGGCGCGCCAGTCTGGAGATCGATGTAGGCCTGCATCGCGGCGGCTTCACCAATCCAGAGGCAGTCAAGGCGGCCGCGGCTTCGGCCGCCAGCCACGGCGCAACCATCGCCGGGCTGATGGGCTATGACCCGCATGTCCCTAAGATGCCCAGCCCCGATGGTGCCTTCGCCAGCGCGCAGGAAGTGTATCGCACGATGATCGCGGCACTGCGTGAAGCCGGGCTTGATCCCGCCAAACTGACGCTCAACACCGCCGGCAGCCCGACCTTCTCACGCCACTGCGCCGGGACCGTGGCGAACGAGGTTTCGGTCGGCTCGGCCTTCGTCAAGCCGGGGGACTTTGATTACGACGATCTGGGCGCGCTCCAACCCGCCGCCTTTATCGCCACGCCGGTAATCAAGGCCAGCGCCGATCAGAACCTGCCCGGGCTCTCGGCCATGTCCGGCCCGCTCCACTGGTGGGACCCGAATACCCAGCGCGGGTTCTTTATCCACGGCGGGCACTGGCTGGCCAAGCCGGTCTCCCCGCCGGGGCTTGAGTATTCCAAGCTATTCGGCCGCTCGTCCAATCAGGAACTGCTGACCGGATCGCGCAAGGTGGAGCTGAAGGTTGACGACCACGTCTTCCTGCGCCCCGACCAGAGCGAGGCGCTGTTCCTGCAGTTCGGCGACATAGTGCTTTACGATGGCGGCGACATCAGCGGAACCTGGCCGACGCTGCCGATCAGCGCCTAG
- a CDS encoding inorganic phosphate transporter, whose amino-acid sequence MHELAYPLLVGLIVLALAFDFLNGLHDAANSIATVVSTRLLSPVTAVLFAAAGNFLAYWLVPLHVADTIGKGIIDKDMVTPAVVFGALIGAMFWNVVTWIKGIPSSSSHALIGGLLGAGMAHGGFGVVESSGTTKTIVAIFLSPMIGFALAMLMVLITSWLFKGFQPRRAEGVFKSLHLVSSAAYSISHGGNDAQKTMGIITVLLYSTGNLSGDYHTPTWVVIACYLAISLGTMSGGWRIIKTMGTKLTKLNHHTGFCASTAGSIVVFSASALGIPVSTTHAITGSVIGTGAARKASAVRWGVAGRVVIAWFITIPASAAVGALFYTLTHMF is encoded by the coding sequence ATGCATGAGCTGGCCTATCCGCTGCTCGTCGGCCTGATTGTCCTGGCCCTGGCGTTCGACTTTCTGAACGGCCTGCACGATGCGGCCAATTCGATCGCCACCGTGGTTTCAACGCGCCTGCTCAGTCCGGTGACCGCGGTGCTGTTCGCGGCGGCTGGCAACTTCCTGGCCTATTGGCTGGTCCCGCTGCATGTAGCCGATACGATTGGCAAGGGCATTATCGACAAGGACATGGTCACTCCGGCCGTGGTGTTCGGCGCCTTGATCGGGGCGATGTTCTGGAATGTGGTAACCTGGATCAAGGGCATTCCCTCGTCATCCAGCCATGCCCTGATTGGCGGGTTGCTGGGCGCTGGCATGGCGCACGGCGGCTTTGGCGTGGTGGAAAGCTCGGGTACCACCAAGACCATCGTTGCGATCTTCCTGTCACCGATGATCGGCTTTGCCCTGGCCATGCTGATGGTCCTGATCACATCCTGGCTGTTCAAGGGATTCCAGCCGCGACGGGCCGAAGGGGTGTTCAAATCGCTGCACCTGGTCAGCTCGGCCGCCTATTCGATCAGCCACGGCGGCAACGATGCCCAGAAGACCATGGGGATCATCACCGTCCTGCTCTATTCAACCGGCAACCTGAGCGGGGACTATCACACGCCAACCTGGGTGGTGATTGCCTGCTACCTGGCGATCTCGCTGGGCACGATGTCCGGCGGCTGGCGCATCATCAAGACGATGGGGACCAAGCTGACCAAGCTCAACCATCACACCGGCTTCTGCGCCAGCACGGCGGGCAGCATCGTGGTGTTCAGTGCCAGCGCGCTGGGTATTCCGGTTTCAACGACCCACGCCATTACTGGATCGGTGATCGGCACTGGTGCTGCCCGCAAGGCCAGCGCGGTGCGCTGGGGCGTGGCGGGCCGTGTGGTCATAGCCTGGTTCATCACGATCCCGGCCAGTGCCGCCGTCGGCGCGCTGTTCTATACCCTGACGCACATGTTCTAG
- a CDS encoding DUF47 domain-containing protein — protein MFGWFQRLLPKSGDFFVLFERHGATMVSAAQALVSLTAGEGDRAQLLRTIRDQEHAADEVIREVLHEVRHTFLTPFDRGAITALIGAMDDTIDEMNATASAIELFEVTTYDSQMQDMARVVLDACRLIAESLPLLRDVERQGRRLHELTARMVQLEGQVDGLHDAGMRAAFQAQKAKSDPLAFMVSREIYKHLERIADAFEDVANEIDSLVIDHG, from the coding sequence ATGTTTGGCTGGTTCCAGCGCCTGTTGCCCAAGTCGGGCGACTTCTTTGTCCTGTTCGAACGCCATGGCGCGACCATGGTCAGTGCGGCCCAAGCGCTGGTCAGCCTGACTGCCGGTGAAGGCGATCGTGCGCAGCTGCTGCGCACGATCCGCGACCAGGAACACGCCGCGGACGAAGTGATCCGCGAAGTGCTGCACGAGGTGCGTCACACTTTCCTGACGCCCTTCGATCGCGGCGCGATTACCGCGCTGATCGGGGCGATGGACGATACCATCGATGAAATGAATGCGACCGCCAGCGCGATCGAACTGTTCGAGGTGACGACCTATGACAGCCAGATGCAGGACATGGCGCGGGTCGTGCTCGATGCCTGCAGGCTGATCGCCGAATCGCTGCCCTTGCTGCGCGATGTCGAGCGCCAGGGGCGCCGCCTGCACGAACTGACCGCGCGGATGGTCCAGCTGGAAGGCCAGGTCGATGGCCTGCACGATGCCGGGATGCGCGCCGCGTTCCAGGCGCAGAAGGCCAAGAGCGATCCGCTGGCCTTCATGGTCAGCCGCGAGATCTACAAGCATCTCGAACGGATCGCCGATGCCTTCGAGGATGTCGCGAATGAAATCGACAGCCTCGTGATCGACCACGGCTAA
- a CDS encoding magnesium and cobalt transport protein CorA codes for MIIASRRYAGGRVALSDLPLDGKPRGDLPAGTFDWIGLYAPDAAEMALLQAQFGLHPLAVEDALNPMQMPKVDAYGQQLFIVARTAAIEEGDKIAYGQTALFLGRDFIATVRFGSERDHSLVRNRVEAAAEHLVEGPDYVAHAILDFVVDGYHPIMERLEEAVQTIEERAIDAFPEPSTIRRIFRLRRQLRRFVRIVGPMEEVCERLSTTDLPVIDVSARVWYRDVLDHMHRTMRRIAGLNETLASVVETASLLEQHRQGMMTRQLAAWAAILAVPTAIAGIYGMNFDYMPELRQPWGYPAVMAVIAAICGGLWLRFRQIDWL; via the coding sequence ATGATCATCGCATCGCGCCGTTACGCCGGAGGGCGGGTTGCCCTCTCCGATCTGCCGCTCGACGGCAAGCCGCGCGGCGATCTGCCCGCCGGGACCTTTGACTGGATTGGGCTCTATGCGCCCGATGCGGCGGAAATGGCGCTGCTTCAGGCGCAGTTCGGGCTTCACCCGCTCGCCGTCGAAGATGCGCTTAACCCGATGCAGATGCCCAAGGTCGATGCCTATGGGCAGCAGCTGTTCATCGTCGCCCGCACCGCCGCGATCGAGGAGGGCGACAAGATCGCCTATGGCCAGACCGCGTTGTTCCTGGGCCGCGATTTCATTGCCACGGTGCGGTTCGGATCAGAGCGCGATCACAGCTTGGTCCGCAACCGGGTGGAGGCGGCGGCCGAGCATCTGGTCGAGGGGCCGGACTATGTCGCTCATGCCATTCTCGACTTCGTGGTCGATGGCTATCACCCGATTATGGAGCGACTGGAAGAAGCGGTCCAGACGATCGAGGAGCGCGCGATCGACGCCTTCCCCGAGCCTTCGACCATTCGCCGGATTTTCCGCCTGCGCCGCCAGCTGCGCCGCTTTGTCCGGATCGTCGGGCCGATGGAGGAAGTTTGCGAGCGGCTTTCCACCACCGATCTGCCGGTGATCGATGTCAGCGCGCGGGTCTGGTACCGCGATGTGCTTGATCACATGCACCGCACGATGCGGCGGATTGCGGGGCTTAATGAAACGCTCGCCTCGGTGGTTGAAACCGCCAGCCTGCTCGAGCAGCATCGCCAGGGCATGATGACCCGGCAGCTTGCCGCCTGGGCCGCGATCCTGGCGGTGCCAACCGCGATTGCCGGGATCTATGGCATGAATTTCGACTATATGCCCGAGCTGCGCCAGCCGTGGGGCTATCCCGCGGTTATGGCCGTGATCGCCGCGATCTGCGGCGGCTTGTGGCTGCGTTTCCGGCAGATCGACTGGCTTTAG